Proteins encoded by one window of Chrysemys picta bellii isolate R12L10 chromosome 10, ASM1138683v2, whole genome shotgun sequence:
- the LOC135973764 gene encoding pre-mRNA-splicing factor CWC22 homolog yields the protein MPKLLKKISKGMMERGHNRDSDQCRVKVKELRQAYQKTKEANGRSGSEPRTCRFYAELHAILGGAATTTPPVIVDSGSGIVSSATPEDSADGGEEEEEEDELAESTQHSVLPNSQDLFLTLTEVPSQASTQDSDPMEGTSAAANSSSLPPPSRRLSQIRRRKKRTRDEMFSEIMESSRSDRAHLNEWKETVSKYRKEASEREDRRDQREDRRDQREDRRDQREDRRDARDERWRQEDQRRQDATLGLLHEQTDMLRRLVELQERLQENRLPLQPLFHPPPSPCSVSSSPRRVRTRGGRLRTPSHSTPVDSPSKRLSFF from the exons atgccaaaacttttgaaaaaaatctccaagggcatgatggagagaggccacaatagggactcagatcagtgccgtgtgaaagtcaaggagctcagacaagcctatcaaaaaacaaaggaggcaaacggtcgctccgggtcagagccgcggacatgccgcttctacgccgagctgcatgcaattctagggggggctgccaccactaccccacctgtgatcgtggattccgggtcggggatagtctcatcagcgacacctgaggattctgctgatgggggagaggaggaggaggaggaggatgagcttgcagagagcacacagcactccgttctccccaacagccaggatctttttctcaccctgactgaagtaccctcccaagccagtacccaagactctgaccccatggaagggacctcag cagctgcaaattcctcaagcctccctcctccatcccgaaggctatcacagataaggcgtcgtaagaagagaacgcgagacgagatgttttctgaaattatggaatccagccgcagtgacagagctcatctgaatgagtggaaggaaacagtttcaaagtataggaaagaagccagtgaacgtgaggacaggagggaccaacgtgaggacaggagggaccaacgtgaggacaggagggaccaacgtgaggacaggagggacgctcgagatgagagatggcggcaggaagatcagaggaggcaggatgcaacgctggggctgctgcatgagcaaacagacatgctccggcgtctggtggagcttcaggaacggctgcaggaaaacagactgccgcttcagcccctgttccaccctcccccctccccatgttccgtatcctcctcacccagacgtgtaagaacgcggggggggaggctccgtacaccttcccattccaccccagtagacagcccaagcaaaaggctgtcatttttttaa